Proteins co-encoded in one Dyadobacter sp. CECT 9275 genomic window:
- a CDS encoding RagB/SusD family nutrient uptake outer membrane protein: MKNYFLKLIFLVCAGALFSCEDFLTKDPKDKLTADQAFASEATLQLYINGLYANMLPAAPAIYSGDVMTDITVPTVVPDYLLAGNITENNVTGWTWTNLRNLNYFIQNNHNVNISAAAKNHYSGIARFFRAYFYFGMVKRFGDVPWYNTTLDVADSTLYKARDRREMIMDSVLADINFACNNIYATKNTTGSTVTKWVALALKSRICLFEGTFRKYHTELSLTGNPNDWFAAAADASQQLMSSGQYSLVTGNATSAYRSLFINETPNTQEIILASVYNNSLQKWHASTYWYNSPTTGSRLSLDKHFVNTYLNIDGSRFTDKAGYDTLTYQREIVNRDARLGQTVRLPTYVRSDGSLGFPNFNVTITGYHTMKFSLDNPYYDSRSESYNSIPIMRYAEVLLNYAEAKSELGTLTAEDWDKTIGALRKRAGITNTAQPTVADAYLRANFYPGISDPVLLEIRRERGIELVGEGFRFDDLLRWKSGSNLEKVYTGMYVPGLNQLIDLNSDGKPDVCFVSSTPASTVSGVVYVNINGTVSKLSGGTKGNLLWNVNQVKTFGDNRYFYPIPYSEIQLNPKLTQNTGW, from the coding sequence ATGAAAAATTATTTTTTAAAACTCATATTCCTGGTTTGTGCAGGAGCACTGTTTTCGTGCGAGGATTTTCTCACGAAGGACCCGAAAGATAAACTTACCGCTGACCAGGCTTTTGCCAGCGAGGCTACTTTACAGTTGTATATCAACGGGCTCTATGCCAATATGCTGCCCGCGGCACCTGCTATTTATTCCGGTGACGTAATGACGGATATCACCGTACCTACGGTAGTGCCGGACTATCTGCTTGCAGGTAATATCACCGAAAATAACGTAACCGGCTGGACCTGGACCAATCTGCGGAACCTGAACTATTTTATCCAGAATAACCACAATGTAAATATTTCGGCTGCGGCCAAGAACCACTATTCGGGGATTGCAAGGTTTTTCAGGGCTTATTTTTACTTTGGAATGGTAAAACGTTTCGGGGACGTACCCTGGTACAATACCACGCTTGATGTTGCGGATTCCACGTTGTATAAGGCTCGCGACCGTCGTGAAATGATTATGGATTCGGTGCTGGCAGATATCAATTTTGCCTGTAATAACATTTATGCTACTAAAAATACAACAGGCAGCACAGTTACCAAATGGGTAGCACTTGCCCTGAAATCCAGGATATGCCTTTTTGAAGGGACCTTCCGGAAGTACCATACCGAACTTTCCCTGACAGGAAATCCCAACGACTGGTTCGCGGCAGCAGCCGATGCCTCACAGCAACTCATGAGCAGCGGACAGTACAGCCTGGTAACCGGAAACGCCACCAGTGCCTACCGGTCACTGTTTATTAACGAAACCCCTAATACGCAGGAAATTATTCTGGCTTCGGTATATAATAATTCATTGCAGAAGTGGCATGCGTCTACCTATTGGTATAACAGCCCGACAACAGGAAGCAGGCTAAGTCTGGACAAGCATTTTGTTAATACCTACCTGAATATTGACGGCAGCAGGTTTACCGACAAAGCCGGGTATGATACGCTTACCTATCAGCGGGAAATCGTTAACAGGGATGCCCGGCTCGGGCAGACAGTTCGGCTGCCGACTTACGTACGGTCGGATGGGTCGCTCGGATTTCCCAACTTCAACGTAACTATCACGGGCTACCATACCATGAAGTTTTCCCTTGATAATCCTTATTACGACTCACGCTCGGAGAGTTATAATTCTATTCCGATTATGCGTTATGCCGAAGTCCTGTTAAATTATGCCGAAGCAAAATCTGAGCTGGGAACTCTCACCGCCGAGGATTGGGATAAAACAATCGGGGCTTTAAGGAAACGTGCTGGTATCACCAACACGGCACAGCCCACCGTAGCCGATGCCTACCTTCGGGCCAATTTTTACCCTGGCATTTCGGATCCCGTATTACTTGAAATCCGCCGGGAACGAGGAATTGAGCTGGTAGGGGAAGGCTTCCGTTTTGACGATTTGCTGCGCTGGAAAAGTGGGTCCAACCTGGAAAAGGTCTATACAGGTATGTACGTTCCGGGGCTTAATCAGCTGATTGATCTAAACAGTGACGGTAAACCCGATGTTTGCTTTGTCTCTTCAACACCGGCTTCCACGGTTTCGGGTGTTGTATATGTTAACATCAACGGTACCGTAAGCAAGCTTTCAGGTGGTACCAAGGGGAATTTATTATGGAACGTGAACCAGGTTAAAACCTTTGGCGACAACCGGTATTTTTATCCGATTCCCTATTCAGAAATCCAGCTGAATCCTAAACTCACCCAGAACACCGGCTGGTAG
- a CDS encoding efflux RND transporter periplasmic adaptor subunit, whose translation MKPYILSLGVLLWASCSQPKNEEPDNHRQPQMEQKGNTLVSFNTAQLKTVGVEIGTPVREKVSGSLSLQGKIDVPPQSTVSLSFPLGGYLKSTRMLPGMHIKKGQVLAELEDMQFIQLQQDYLTAKEKFTLAESEFIRQRDLNASKASSDKVFQQARAEMETQRILMSALAQKLEVIGINPAKLKPDNISKSVAIMSPINGFVSKVNVNVGKYTSPTDMLFELVDPRDIHLSLNVFEKDLSALAIGQKVVAYTNAAPEKKFMAEIILIAKNLDADRMAEVHCHFERYSPELVPGMFMNGEVFVSRHDALTVPEEAVVRWDNRYYVFTESGNGQFEMVEIKPGPVHQGRLQISGKGIQATTRLVVRNAYALLMKIKNTEES comes from the coding sequence ATGAAACCATATATTCTCAGCCTGGGCGTATTGCTCTGGGCATCCTGCAGTCAGCCCAAAAATGAAGAACCGGATAACCATCGTCAGCCGCAAATGGAGCAAAAAGGAAACACTTTGGTATCCTTCAACACCGCTCAACTCAAAACCGTTGGCGTGGAGATAGGTACCCCTGTTCGGGAAAAAGTAAGCGGAAGCCTCAGTCTCCAGGGGAAAATTGATGTACCCCCGCAAAGTACCGTAAGTCTCAGCTTCCCGCTTGGCGGTTACCTGAAATCCACCCGGATGCTTCCGGGCATGCACATAAAAAAAGGTCAGGTACTGGCAGAACTGGAAGATATGCAGTTTATTCAGCTACAGCAGGATTATTTAACAGCGAAAGAAAAATTCACACTGGCCGAAAGCGAGTTTATACGCCAGCGCGACCTGAATGCAAGCAAAGCAAGCAGTGATAAGGTTTTCCAGCAAGCACGGGCCGAAATGGAAACACAGCGCATATTAATGAGCGCGCTGGCCCAGAAACTCGAGGTGATCGGAATTAACCCGGCGAAGCTGAAACCGGACAATATTTCCAAAAGCGTTGCCATAATGTCGCCTATTAACGGATTTGTATCAAAAGTGAATGTAAACGTGGGGAAATATACTTCACCTACCGATATGCTTTTCGAGCTGGTAGATCCGCGTGATATCCACCTCTCACTGAACGTGTTTGAGAAAGACCTGTCCGCGCTGGCCATCGGACAAAAAGTAGTTGCCTATACCAATGCGGCACCAGAGAAAAAATTCATGGCAGAGATCATTCTGATCGCTAAAAACCTTGATGCCGACCGCATGGCCGAAGTACACTGCCATTTTGAGCGATACAGCCCTGAACTTGTTCCCGGCATGTTTATGAACGGGGAAGTATTCGTATCCCGCCACGACGCACTGACGGTGCCGGAAGAGGCAGTGGTACGGTGGGACAACCGCTATTACGTATTCACCGAAAGTGGTAACGGACAATTTGAAATGGTAGAAATAAAGCCCGGCCCGGTGCATCAAGGCAGGCTGCAGATCAGTGGGAAGGGTATTCAGGCAACCACCCGGCTTGTGGTGCGGAATGCGTATGCCCTGCTGATGAAAATCAAGAATACCGAAGAAAGTTAA